A window from Streptomyces sp. NBC_00271 encodes these proteins:
- a CDS encoding TetR/AcrR family transcriptional regulator, whose translation MARPRQFDEEEVVRAAREQFWSVGYNGTSIDDLSAVTGLGRGSLYGAFGDKHALFLRALDSYNSDALEAWRSALGGPGPALPMLERHVRDVAEGITGDVERRGCMMAKIAAELSAVDEGVAERIAEVVRGLHDALRGCIARAQAEGSLDADADAGSLAGLLLAVLRGLEALGKAGATPEVVNGAAEQALALLPRVSTDEHAPDARSSTGD comes from the coding sequence ATGGCTCGGCCTCGACAGTTTGACGAAGAAGAGGTTGTGCGGGCTGCCCGCGAGCAGTTCTGGTCCGTGGGCTACAACGGCACCTCCATCGACGACCTGAGCGCTGTGACAGGCTTGGGCCGGGGAAGTCTGTATGGAGCGTTCGGGGACAAGCACGCGTTGTTCCTGCGGGCTCTCGACAGCTACAACAGTGACGCGCTGGAGGCCTGGCGCTCAGCTCTGGGCGGCCCCGGACCGGCCCTGCCCATGCTGGAGCGGCATGTACGTGATGTCGCGGAAGGCATCACCGGGGACGTGGAACGGCGCGGCTGCATGATGGCCAAGATCGCAGCGGAACTGTCGGCCGTTGATGAGGGCGTTGCCGAGCGAATCGCCGAGGTTGTCCGCGGACTGCATGACGCGCTGCGGGGCTGCATCGCGCGGGCCCAAGCGGAAGGCTCTCTGGACGCTGACGCGGATGCGGGCAGCCTGGCCGGCCTCCTGCTTGCCGTGCTCCGGGGGCTTGAGGCCCTGGGCAAGGCGGGAGCCACTCCCGAGGTCGTCAACGGGGCCGCAGAGCAGGCCTTGGCGCTCCTTCCCCGCGTTTCGACGGACGAACATGCGCCGGATGCCAGGTCCTCGACCGGTGACTGA
- a CDS encoding Lrp/AsnC family transcriptional regulator → MESLDRIDRDILALLQTEGRLTGAEVGRRVGLSQPAASARIQRLEKNGVITGYRADVDPAALGLNIHAIIRLRTTHAQLPRALDLASRIPEVVSILRVTGEDCLIFDVHCPQAGRLEEVVDALARYGPATTSLVLRAYPSKPLTDTTSTTS, encoded by the coding sequence ATGGAATCACTTGACCGGATCGACCGGGACATCCTCGCCCTGCTCCAGACCGAAGGCCGGTTGACCGGAGCGGAGGTAGGACGCCGCGTCGGACTGTCGCAGCCCGCGGCCAGTGCGCGCATCCAGCGGCTGGAGAAGAACGGCGTCATCACCGGCTACCGGGCCGATGTTGACCCAGCGGCACTCGGTCTGAACATTCACGCGATCATTCGCTTGCGCACTACACATGCCCAGCTGCCTCGCGCCCTGGACTTGGCTTCCCGGATTCCCGAGGTCGTGTCCATCTTGAGAGTCACCGGGGAGGACTGCCTCATCTTCGACGTCCATTGCCCGCAAGCAGGACGACTCGAAGAAGTCGTCGACGCACTTGCCCGCTACGGGCCCGCCACCACGTCACTCGTGCTCCGCGCCTACCCCTCGAAGCCGCTGACCGACACCACGTCAACAACGTCGTGA